The Bartonella sp. HY328 genome contains the following window.
ATGCCCATTCATAGCAACGGTATTTATTTTAACTTTCAGCCCTGCTTCAAGTGCCGCGTCAATACCGCGAAAAACTTTAGCAATATCACCCAGTCTGGTTATATCTTCATAACGGGCAGGGTTCAGCGTATCCAATGAAATATTGACCCGCTTGACGCCATGGGACGCAAGTTCGCCTGCGTAGCGGTCAAGTAATGTGCCATTGGTGGTTAATGTTAGTTCATCAAGGTCTTTGCCAATATGGGGTGCAAGCATGGCAAATAACTGCATGATACCACGACGAACCAATGGTTCGCCACCGGTAAGGCGAATTTTTTTAATACCAAGATTAATCATGGTTGAAGAAACACGATAGAGTTCTTCAACGGTCAATAGTTCTTTTTTGGGCAAAAACACCATGTCTTCAGACATGCAATAAACACAACGCAAATCACAACGATCTGTAACAGAAAGACGCAAATAGCTTACATTTCGTCCAAAGCCATCTTGTAATTGCGAAGGCTTTACTGCTGATTTATTGTTTTTGATTGGGTCATGCATGTCTTTAACTTTCAATAAGTGTAATCACAAATATCACACTTCTAAAGTGAACGTAAATATCATTTATTGCACAAGTGGACCTTCAGATGGCAAGACTTCAATACCTTCAATTTTCGCATTTCCGGCCAAAATTAAAATATATTGTGAAACTGCACGCGACCAGCTTGATGCCTCCAGCCAAGCACTGACACGATCTTTTACCGCCTCAAAAGGAAGAGGGGTTCCTGGAATTTTACGAATAATGTCAACGACATGAAAGCCGTAACGGGTTTCAACCGGATTTTTAATTAGTCCAGCACCTTCAGCAATTTTTAATGCTTGTTCAAATTCGGGTACCGTACTACCAGTGGTTAATTGTCCAAGGTTGCCACCATGCATAGAAGAAGGACAATCAGAATATTCTTTTGCAAGCTCATCAAAACGTGATGGGCTTAATTCAAGGTTGCGGATGATTTCCGTGGCAATCGTTTTTGCGCCCTCACGGTCAGCCTGCACTTTAGGATCAGCACTAATAAGAATATGGCGCGCTTCTACAATCATATCAGACAAAAAGCGGGCGGTATTATTGCTGTAAAAGCGTTGGCAATCCTCAATGGTTGCATTTGGAACGGATATTTCTTGATCCATTAATTTACTGATTGCAA
Protein-coding sequences here:
- a CDS encoding peptidylprolyl isomerase; protein product: MVTLFNSKTEDNTPKPYSKKQDIDTRIPPKAKPVFNQISVNGIAIEEADILAEAQNHPAENPGEALTAAARALVIRELLLQEAKRLNLYSDDLISDQRSDTPQDIAISKLMDQEISVPNATIEDCQRFYSNNTARFLSDMIVEARHILISADPKVQADREGAKTIATEIIRNLELSPSRFDELAKEYSDCPSSMHGGNLGQLTTGSTVPEFEQALKIAEGAGLIKNPVETRYGFHVVDIIRKIPGTPLPFEAVKDRVSAWLEASSWSRAVSQYILILAGNAKIEGIEVLPSEGPLVQ
- the moaA gene encoding GTP 3',8-cyclase MoaA, whose translation is MHDPIKNNKSAVKPSQLQDGFGRNVSYLRLSVTDRCDLRCVYCMSEDMVFLPKKELLTVEELYRVSSTMINLGIKKIRLTGGEPLVRRGIMQLFAMLAPHIGKDLDELTLTTNGTLLDRYAGELASHGVKRVNISLDTLNPARYEDITRLGDIAKVFRGIDAALEAGLKVKINTVAMNGHFLSEVDELIRFAHARNMDLTLIEEMPLGYTGHDRAETHLSLTKLRESLSQRWTLNASAKSSGGPARYVTVEETGGQLGFITPLSCDFCSNCNRVRIGSTGRLYPCMGQTGMVELREVLRSSEANDHLIEKIYSAIAGKPKGHDFLIEKDKVFGIARHMSELGG